The genomic window CGGGTCGAACTGGAGGCGACCGGCAACCTCACCCTGGAGACGGCTGCCGCCTATGCCGCCACCGGTGTGGACTATCTGTCGGTCGGCGGGCTGACCCACTCGTCGCCGATCCTGGACATCGCGATGGACCTGCGTCCTCGATGAGCCTCGCCCCCACGTACACAATGAGGGTCTTGATTTCCGTCTTTTAGGGGCCTGGCGTGCTGCTCTGTATCGACATCGGTAACACCAACACCGTGCTGGCGACCTTCGACGGCGACAAGCTGGTGCACAACTGGCGGATCAAGACCGATGCCGCGTCGACCGCCGACGAGCTGGGCCTGAAGATCCGGGGCCTGCTCGCCGGCGACGCCGTGGAGATCACCGGGGTGGCCGCCTGCTCGACAGTCCCGGCCGCGCTGCGCAACCTGCGGACCATGCTGAAGCGCTACTACGACGCCGTGCCGAGCGTGATCGTCGAGCCGGGTGTGAAGACCGGTGTCCAGCTTGCCATCGACAACCCCAAGGAGGTGGGTGCCGACCGGGTGGTCAACACGCTTGCCGCGCACGCCCTCTACGGCGGGCCGTCGATCGTTGTCGACTTCGGCACCACCACCAACTTCGACCTGATCAGTGCGAAGGGTGAGTTCCTCGGCGGGGCGTTCGCGCCGGGCATCGAGATCTCCTTCGACGCGCTCGCCGCCCGCGCCGCCCAGCTGCGCAAGGTGGAGCCGACCAAGCCGCGTTCGGTGATCGGCAAGAACACCGTGGAGTGTCTGCAGGCCGGGCTCTACTTCGGTTTCGCCGGGCAGGTCGACCGGATCGTCGAGCGGATGGTCGAGGAGATCGGCCCGGTTCGCGCGGTGATCGCCACCGGCGGTCTGTCCTGGCTGGTGAAGGACGAATGCCGGACCCTGACCGCGCACGAGCCGATGATCACGCTGATCGGCCTGCGGATGGTATATGAGCGGAACGTCTGAGCCCGGCTGAGTAGGCTTTCCAGGTCCCAGCACCGAGAAGGAAGTCTTGCCGTGACCGAGCAGAACACGCCAGCGATCGACCCCGCCGAGGACCTTCCCGAGCAGATGCGGGTCCGCCGGTCGAAGCGGGACCGGTTGCTCGCCGAGGGTTTGCCGCCCTACCCGGTCGAGGTCCCGCGGACCGACGGGATCGCCGAGATCCGCGAGCGTTACGCGGACCTGCCCACCGACACCGGCTCCGGCGACAAGGTGTCGATCACCGGTCGGGTGATCTTCGTCCGCAATGGTGGCAAGCTCTGCTTCGCCACCCTGCGGTCCGGTGACGGCAGTGAGATCCAGGCGATGTTCTCGCTCGACAAGGTCGGGGAGAAGTCCCTGTCCGAGTGGAAGACCCTGACCGACCTCGGCGATCTGGTCTCGGTCACCGGCGAGGTGATTACCAGCCGCCGTGGCGAGCTCTCCGTTCTCGCCGATTCCTGGGCGATGAGCGCCAAGGCTCTGCGGCCCCTTCCGGTCGCGCACAAGCCGCTTTCCGAGGAGACCCGGGTCCGGCAGCGTTATGTCGATCTGATCGTCCGCCCGCAGGCCCGCGACGTCGTTCGGACCCGGGCGACCGTGGTGCGCAGCCTGCGTGAGTCGCTGTTCCGCCGGAATTATCTCGAGGTGGAAACGCCGATGCTGCAGTTGCTGCACGGCGGTGCCGCGGCCCGGCCGTTTGTGACGCACAGCAACGCACTGGATATGGATCTTTATCTGCGGATCGCGCCGGAACTGTTTTTGAAGCGAGCCGTGGTCGGAGGCATCGAGCGGGTCTTCGAGATCAACCGAAACTTCAGGAATGAGGGCATGGACTCCACGCACTCTCCGGAGTTCGCCATGCTCGAGGCGTATCAGGCGTATGCCGACTACAACGTGATGCAGGCCCAGGTGCGGGAGTGGATTCAGGAGGCCGCGTTCGCGGTCGCCGGATCGCATGTGGTCACCCACCAGGACGGCACCGAGCTCGATCTGGGCGGCGAGTGGGCCGAGATCACGCTCTTCGGGGCGATCTCCGACGCGCTCGGTGAAGAAGTGACCATCGACACCGATCTCGCCCAGCTGCAGGCGTACGCTGAGAAGGTCCAGCTCTCGGTCGACCCGAAGTGGAGTGCCGGCAAGCTGGCCGAGGAACTCTTCGAGCATCTGGTGACCGGCGATCTCCAGCAGCCGACCTTCGTCCGGGACTTCCCGGAGGAGACCGCGCCGCTCACCGCGTCGCACCGGAACACGCCCGGGCTCACCGAGAAGTGGGACCTCTACGTCGGCGGATTCGAACTCGCCACCGCCTATTCCGAGTTGGTCGATCCGGTGATCCAGCGCGAGCGTTTCCACGCTCAGTCGCTGCTCGCAGCGGGTGGCGACGCCGAGGCGATGCAGCTCGACGAGGATTTTCTGCGGGCCATGGAGTACGGAATGCCGCCCTCCGGTGGCATGGGAATGGGAATCGACCGGCTGTTGATGGCGCTCACCGGCCTGGGCATTCG from Actinoplanes derwentensis includes these protein-coding regions:
- the lysS gene encoding lysine--tRNA ligase produces the protein MTEQNTPAIDPAEDLPEQMRVRRSKRDRLLAEGLPPYPVEVPRTDGIAEIRERYADLPTDTGSGDKVSITGRVIFVRNGGKLCFATLRSGDGSEIQAMFSLDKVGEKSLSEWKTLTDLGDLVSVTGEVITSRRGELSVLADSWAMSAKALRPLPVAHKPLSEETRVRQRYVDLIVRPQARDVVRTRATVVRSLRESLFRRNYLEVETPMLQLLHGGAAARPFVTHSNALDMDLYLRIAPELFLKRAVVGGIERVFEINRNFRNEGMDSTHSPEFAMLEAYQAYADYNVMQAQVREWIQEAAFAVAGSHVVTHQDGTELDLGGEWAEITLFGAISDALGEEVTIDTDLAQLQAYAEKVQLSVDPKWSAGKLAEELFEHLVTGDLQQPTFVRDFPEETAPLTASHRNTPGLTEKWDLYVGGFELATAYSELVDPVIQRERFHAQSLLAAGGDAEAMQLDEDFLRAMEYGMPPSGGMGMGIDRLLMALTGLGIRETILFPLVRPE
- a CDS encoding type III pantothenate kinase; translated protein: MLLCIDIGNTNTVLATFDGDKLVHNWRIKTDAASTADELGLKIRGLLAGDAVEITGVAACSTVPAALRNLRTMLKRYYDAVPSVIVEPGVKTGVQLAIDNPKEVGADRVVNTLAAHALYGGPSIVVDFGTTTNFDLISAKGEFLGGAFAPGIEISFDALAARAAQLRKVEPTKPRSVIGKNTVECLQAGLYFGFAGQVDRIVERMVEEIGPVRAVIATGGLSWLVKDECRTLTAHEPMITLIGLRMVYERNV